DNA from Clarias gariepinus isolate MV-2021 ecotype Netherlands chromosome 23, CGAR_prim_01v2, whole genome shotgun sequence:
CACGTGTCGAGCGAGCACGTCAACCTGCAAGGCTCGGTGTTCGCCTGCGCTGTCTGCTCGCTGTCCTTCCTCTCGGATGCAGAATTCCAGCAGCACTTCCTCAGCAACCACGTGCAGCTTCTCCAGGAGGAGGGGCTACAGGGGCATGTCTCCACCCCTCAAATGGTGACTCCTCCCACCAGCACAGGACAGGTTTATGATGGTGTACAATCATACAAAGTTTTTAATTGctgaaatataaatagaaaaaaaaatcacacgtTGAACATCTTAACTTTGATAGCAGATGTAGGGTTTTATAAATAGAGCTTAAAAATTATAAGAGCTTAagctattataataataataattttcaggGAGGACATTTCGAAATATATGTTATTTTGCTTAAGGAGACAAGTTGTCAGGAAATATGATTAGAAATCTTGcaccaaagacaagcagatacTGCATGTCATGAACATTTTAAccctatttaatttaattcagctttattcagaatttcttttaacaatagacagctttacagaatcaaaagacaatattattttatgaaaaataaaatttttattatattttttattataccaAGTTTCCTCTGTCGGTCAGGTGATCCAGACAGAAGACGGCTCAGCTGAAGGGGCGGCACAGATCGTCAGGCTTGACCAATCACAGCTGGCCGGCTCCCAACAGGTGTTCGTCGCCCTGGGCGACAGCGGCGAGACGGCAGACGACTCGGGGATCGTCGCCGTTAACGTGGAGGACTTGCTGGCGGGCCGTGTCACACTGATCTGTGAGGAGAACCAATAGAAAAGGAAACATgtttgcaaaacacacacacacacacacacacacacacacacctttctgtttcagctttaaaatgtatagtatatatatatatatatatatattcatacatCACATATTATAGACATAATAATCTACTTAGCATAAACATACAGCTCATGGTGCAGATTTAGATGTTTAGCTCTTCATGATATAAGacattttagtgtgtgtgtgtgtgtgtgtatagtgtgtgtgagagggaagGAGAGCCAGATGGCAGATGGAAAGACGACAACATGGTTCAGGCTGCTGCTGACGAGCAGATTAAATCAACcgataaatcattttcataccGTTAtactttaatgattttattccTTACCCATGCCACGGGAAACGTTTGTGTGACTGCAAATACCACGCCCggtaatttatttatatgtgtatatgtatgtacaggAAAAGGAGGTGTtattgatataaaaaaacaaacaaaaaaaacaatgttgttgTAATGATTGcactgtgtgtttgggtgtgtgtgtgtgggtgggggtgGGTTTGTGCTCACACATTGTCTTGTCTGTCCCCTGGACCTCTGCAGGGACACTAAAATGTCTTGTCCATCTCATCGTTCCATTCTGTATGACCCAGAGACTCAAGAACAATTTACTTTGAAACTTGAATTAATTTCAGGGAGCTTTGAAAGCTCCGGCTTTAGCCACGAGGTGTACGTTTATTTTAGCAAAAAGTTCAAATGTATTCATGTCGCTCTCGGGTTCAGAAGATGAAATACAGAGACACTGGAATGATTGAGAGACGTGTCTATAAATAGAGGCTTAACACCTTTAGTGCCTTTTCCTCATGACATTTACATGCAGAACAAAGAGACTAGTGTGTCAGAGGCaaacgttgtttttttttggacatcCTGCCCACATGTCCACGGCCACGTCCATGTTGTGTCAACGTATTGTCGTAAACTTTTATCTAACCATCCTTAGTGTTTGAGATATACAGATAGAATACCATACATAATATGACATCAACTCCACtgtacttaaaaaacaaaacaaatgcatgTTATATTTTGAAACAGAAATTTATTGCTGCTGTACATTTACACAAACTCTCACTGCAGTTTTATCCTTTAacccttaaaatattttttttaaaggtccgTACTGTAAATTTTCTCATTGCGCAAATTCTAAACCAAAAGAGTAACCCAAATCTTAACTCATGGAACACCAGCACCATCACGGGATAACGTATTAAATCCATCCCTTAAAGAGATCAGAACGTTGTggattaatttttaacattatgTAAAGTGTTTTCATCCCTGATTCACAGAAGAGAAGTTGTAACCAGGTTTAAATGTAGGATAAACACACTTGGAGCAAAGTTGACCTTGTTTACGTCTAAAAACCCAAGTGAACTCGGAGTTACAGTAAACCTCGGTTAACACATAATAAACGCATATTCTCCAggaagctcagtaaaacctaacaactgttttacttatagtactgcaataacagtaataaaataaacagtcaatatttggagtgaaaactcattgcttaaaatcaggagttttaaacataggtttgtgcagttttataagtaaaacagctgttaggtttgaCTGagtttgctggagaatatgagatcttctggtaactttgtcacactcgctcctttctatttttatgcaaatcccaggggcgtacattaggttttttgcttccatctgaaaactggtctgtcttgtactatatattttttctttacagccatgcatatattctcctgtaatgttatttatttattactttttaaattatctatggaaatactgaatgattttgtacataattatgcagacatgataaacactcattcactcactcatcgtctatagcgctttatcctgtattcagggtcgtggggacctggagcctatcccaggaggcttagagcacgaggcagggtacacccaggacagggtgccaatccatcacagggcacagacACAATTTttgaatgccagttagcctaatctgcatggactgtgggaggaaaccggagtacccggaggaaacccaccaagcatggggagaacatgcaaactccatgcacacacacacacacacacacatatatatatatatatatatatatatatatatatatatatacacacaaactctttgtggaagaaaaaaaattaaataagacacAAGAAGTCATCCTGTTACCGAAAAAGCACCAGGAATATGAACGGAAGATGTTTGTGTTTGCACAGATCATAATtcctacacatacacatacccaCCCATAAATTCTAAATATACGGTAAGACAAAGAGCTCAATCAGTCTTTCACATTCTCAAATAAGGCAGGGTCGGGTTTGTCTGCGTTTAAATGCGCCTTCCATATTTGATTTATCTCACGTTTCGTAGACGTGTCACCTGTCTGCACATTGTAGTGATCGACAAGTCAGTAATTAAAGGTGTGtgcatatactgtgtgtgtatatatatatatatatatatatatatatatgtgatatATGATCATGAGtaagtgtaaatatatacattactgTGCAGAGGTCTGAAAAAGGCCaatgcaaataaatacaatagaacAAGAATGTCTTAAAGAAACTATAAAGCtcaataaacagtaattaatgaaacaaagtcagtATGTGATGTGACGATGCTTTGAGGACTGTTTagtctcaggtacaatttgtccagtttttattataaggaaattaagtactaagttttactgagcatcctgcacaaccacacacagttCTTCTGCGGTTTTTCGACAGACACACCTGCTCCTTTTTGACATGCAAAAGCAGAAGTGGTCACTTATGTAAcataatgttttcttttctggtaAAACTTTTAATGTTGTGGTTTAATACACGTTTGAACTTAATAATAAAgtcttacattaaaaaaaaaagaaataaaaccatAGGAAGgtttgtacttaaaaaaaaaaaaaaaaaaacacagggtgcctaagacttttgcacagtactgtaaataaaagcgCATCCTAATACACGAGTAGGAATGTCCCGACAATCGGTTCTGCAGTATACCGTGACCAcgtcatttatttttatccttgTTTAGGATATTTTCTTCTATGTTATTCAGTTTAGTCACTAGATAACGAGGGTAACCATGACAACAAGGCTGATATTTATGCATTGTTATTGCTATCACACTGTTCAAGTCAGAATGTAACAGACTAAACTGTAACGGCACGGTGGTTAGCAATGTGACCTCGCATGTCAAGGGTCAAGGGTTGGATTCCCgctgggtattctggtttcctcccataatccataaacatgcagattagactttCTGGTGAATATAAATTTCCcgtagtgcatgtgtgtgtgtgtgtgtgtgtgtgtgtgcgttctgTGATGGTTGTACCCTTGGAATGAATGAGTTCTCTCAATTTTTTCTCCCATTTTCACTGGATGTGCTTCGAAATATTGCTAACTGGCCCACCACTTTAAACCAACACACCAAGGCAGCTTGGATTACCAATACAGTTAGATATTAACTCGTGTTTTATAGGGACCGTGTAAAATCCGTGACTGAAAACTATTAACAATGCCAATAAAATCAACATTTGTCTCAGATGGGATGATCAGTTCTCAAAGAAATACACCAGAAATACAAATGCAGCCGCACAAATATTGAGGATAAGATAATCCTGGTCATCGTGTAAAAGTAAAGCAAACGTGACAAATTAAACTTAGTCTAACTTAGAGCGAAAACTCTTTCCTGTACTATAAcgttatagggaaaaaaaaacttaatatcgACACACGTTCAAGTGGAAGCACGAAAGAGCTGTTAAAGTACAGACCGAATTCCGTCTACAAATGTACCAAAAGTACCGTCTCTTCAAGGAAACTCACAAAAGTATATAATAacaccttaaaatgtaaaaatgtgcaaGGATTTTCTACAGGAGTTACGTCACGCTAGTGTAACGGCATACCGAGTCTTACAATAAAACATGAGGTGTGTTTAAGACGTGTAGTTAGTTAGCTTGTGCCTGGTTGTTAAACGTTTTAATACCCACAACAGAAAGTCTTAGTGATGataaaaataagagagagaATTATATTATTCTGGAATATAACTAAATTCTTCAGAACCTCAACGTTGCATTGCACAACTTGTAAACTCGTGTCATTAAACCTTCGGTTAGAGTCGTCCATTTTGGATCtcttaaataaagttaacttAAGTCCCAAACTAGTGTATATAAACCATCTTTTTCTATAGTGTCAGTTTGATGGTTCACGTCGTTAGCTTCTTCTTAGGCAGGAAGGTGTTCGTGATTTGGTTCATCACCACCAGGGCCGGGAAGGGAGGCAGGAGTAGGAAGGCGTACCAAATCGGCCCCTTGACGGTGCCCTCGAACCAGTCGCTGAATAACGCAGCGGTGACGGTGACGGTGGCCAGCAGGTAGGCCACCAGGCCGCAGGTTGCGTGGTAGAGTCGCAGCCGGGGCACGGAAACCGACTGGATAAGCTTAGGGAAGAGCAGACACACACCGCAGGCTGCCTGCAGCACCGTTGCCAACAGCGTCCCGATGCCCAGTAGGCTGTGCCACGTCTGAAGGTGCGGGTGTCCCATTCTCTTCTTACTGGCAACCATGAAGCCGAGGCCGGCGGCTGCGAAAACCAGCACCAGCACCTGTAGGAACCAGTGCATGCGGATCTTCCCGTTACGGGATTTGAAGCAGCACGGAGAACCCTCGGACGAGAAGAGCAGGATCCCCTGCGTCATGCACACACAGAACTGAGAAGGGAAACAAAAGAGAAGATGAGTTTAATCACATCCGTACCTTTTCTGTCAGCATCCATAAAGCTAGAGCTAAATCGAGGGCgggtcaaaaatgatccgcactctggttatattaaaacccCTGTTGGCCGCACTTGGCCATCTTATCGGCACCCTTCTGTCTTCCCAGACACCGCTGTAAGGGTgatacatcagttcatttgtaactgcgctGCAAGATGCCCCAcatgtgatttgcatgaaagcaaagcagcgtgcagtgattcgTGTGGTCTAAGGTTGTACCTAATGCCGTTATTTATTGAAGAATTTGTGCGCAGTATGAAGAAAGTGTtcggatatctgcaaacaaaatgcaaagagaatcattactggtgacgagacacagagtcatcactacgagcctgagagtaaacggcagagtatgaAACGAAAACATCTTCAATCGCCGgccgagaaaaagttcaaaagtcaaccatcagctggaaaatttatcaacgcttacagttttctgggattctcaaaggccagaagtattggaacattatcaagAAAAAGggtttaacaatcaacagtgctcgtcacagtgagacgcttattgaagagatGAAGACTAAaggttttaaaggtttaaacGTAGAGGACTGAAATCCGAGGGTGTCTAATCTCGCATGGTGATGCACGTCTGCACACGTCAACACTCCGCAAACACTCTGCTAAAAATTGGCTTCGAGGCGTTAAAGCGTCCTCCTTATAGGCCTGATCTCActtcatcagactttcacctgtttggttccctgaaagcagccccacaaggacgaagattcacttctgatgaaaaagtgaagacagcagtgcatctgtggctcgcagctcagaataaaacatttttaaggagagaatacaaaagcttgttgacaaacggacaaagtgtattgaaaagcaaagaGAATTATGTTGAAAAATTGGTTGTATTCGTTctaaaagataattaaaataaattctaccgccagagtgcggataattgtTGACTCACCCTAATATATGACGTCACATTAATGGGAAAATCTACTTGGCTTGTTTAATCTCCCACCAATACGGAATGTTTAATGTCACCATTAATGCATACCATACAGGCTGGGATTAGAATATACAGTGCAATTATAACTACAcgttataatatataaatgatattaattataattgtcTAAATCAATTAGTTAATTCAGCCTTTTCAGATTCCTTTCTGCACAAGGCCGCACCTTTAGAGTCATCgctatataataaaaatcgatTCTTAATTCTTTGCCAAGCATTAATTCAGAGGATTGTTTTCCACAATAGCTGTTTAATTCCTCCACACTTACActtcagttcaattcagttcagttttatttgtatagcgcttttaaccaTGGTtgttgtcacaaagcagctctacagagtcaataaaatgtgtatgtgaatgaatcaaagtgatcagattgtccctgatgatcgagacgagggcgacggtgctgaggggAAACTCCCTGGGATGGCAGCAGGAAGAAACtatgagaggaaccagactcaacagggaacgcgtcctcatctgggtgataacggatagcagggggttgatctgcatcatactgtgtgtcagGAGGCTGGAGGTTCAGGATAACAGAacatacactatactgtattgCCAAAAGGTAAAGACTTTTTtaccacaaggtttaggagtgtgtttatggaaatctttgaccattcttccaatGTTGGCCTTCTTATACAACGTcggtgtctgacctcacaaatatTACTTgtatgatagatagatagataaatagatagatagaaacacTAAGTCTAATCAGCAAGTCAAATTAACTTCAACTGGAAAAAGGCATAAATTAAACATCAATGCCTGATTGCGTCAGGAAGGGAAACTGGAAGTCACACCATCACTGCGATTTTATTACTGGCACCCGTTCCTCCTCACAGTACAATAGGAGACTGTGTACAGACGAGGAGCAGGAAGGTCACGCCACGCCGCTCAGTGCGTCACCGCGACAGAAAAAGTGCTCTGCGTCCTGGGTCAGTCGTAACTATAGACTCTCTGCTGGCATGCAGGGGGGAGAGGTGCGAGCTTAATTATCTCACTGTTCCACCGTGTACTATTCATAATTCAGGAACCTGATGCATTATTCATTCGATGGCCTCGAGGCCGTGCGCCAGTTAGACATCCATCATTCTCGAACGAGAAAAAAGAAACGGCAAAAGGGAAAAGGAtacaaaaggaaacaaaaggaaaatgGCGCGTTTCTTCAGACGCAAAAGACTGCATGTCATGATGATGTGTGGCGTTTAGTTTGGGTTGTGTATCGGGAACTTACCCCGAGTGACATGCAGAGCGGGTGCCAAGAGAAGAGACctgcaaataaacaaatgaacacctggagGTTAGAGCAAAAAAAGCAGATGATCACGATTTGCATtttcccgttttttttttttttgccttcttgAACTTATACGTTACTGCTGGATGTATTTTACACTTATGACCCCTGACATTTCACTAGACAATAACTGATCCGGCTGATCCGGCTCTCTGGTGATCACAATAAGGTGATCTGAAATCATAGACTAATTGTTGGGCAGGACGTCGTGCAGTGTCGggtggtgtgtgaatgagagtgagaAATGAGCGTGTTTGTTGATGTAGACATTGTAGGTTTTAGACTTTTTGTTCGGGTCTGAACGAGTATTGATTTGTTTTGGTCTCATATTTTTAACATCTTGTAGTGTGTCCGAGGTACGAGTGATCTCTTTAGAGATGTTCCAGTCCTCTGATAGATCAAGTCCTCTTGATTTGAAATATCAAACACTGAACTCCTGTAGTGACAATGCTGTTGGGTCGAGCCCGTTTTACCCTCAGCTTTCACCCAATTTTTTGAACAACAACATATACCTGACTGTCCTGAACTCAACAGGCTTTAAGGAGTTAAATTTAGGTGATTCTCAGAAGCAGGTTTGACGAGGCATGAAGAATTCTTAAGACAAGCTacagcaggattttttttttttttaaataatacagtataatgtcttGCGGAAATATTGaacccatttttatttttcctcattATGTAATAATGTTACAACCAGGAACTAAACTGGATTACCTgaatttttatgtcataaaacAACTTAAGGAAAATCTTTTGTAAGGACATTCCAAAAATTCCTCACATGCCtaagtgtacgtgtgtgtgcacatgttttAATGAATTCCTGGTAAATTtcgaaaaaatacaaataaaacaataaaaccctGACTCATACCTCATACAGAAGGACAGCAGGGCGGAAGGCGAGAGAACCAACACACCTCATTAAACTGAATGACTGACGGGTTGGGTTAATACCTGATGACTTAAgatttataatatacagtaagttttcattatttaccCTGCAGGTATTTGGACCAACCCTAGATATCAGTTCTGAGTCCATTTATTAAACACTAATCCTGCGAAATGCAAAATGTTCCGAGTAGAACTTTATTTGGTAAAACTCTGTTAATCAGATTATGAACATTTTTTCAGATTGCTTTTAACATAGCTTTAGTTTCTTTACTGTATTcatgtattttttgttatttattaagtgatacttacatttttaattaatgcttttatttaatacttcTTAATCTGAAAACCATTTAATTTTTAGACTCAAACACTCGTAGTGATTGATAGTTTTACTAAATAATACTAGTACTGCATGGGAGTCTTTGTAGgtttaaaataatgattagAAGCAAAGATCTTTCCAAAATGAACGgattttttgcataaaaaacaaacaaactgtaaaGGATACAGTAAACAAATGTGATATGTTTTGTACTGACTTATCAAACACGAGGGGGCTTAGCACACGACtgtatagtttttattatttgtaatatcaTTAAATTGGGACAGTGATTTACTTGTGATGCTTCTTATATATCTTGGgaggttttttgttgttgttgttgttgtttttagcaTTGCATTAGTAACCACTACTGAGTTCTCACATTACCCTGAGTGTCCAATCACATCTACATATCTGGATTTTTCCTTCGGGATcaataatctatctatctatctatctacaaaGTTTTAATTATAGTATTGTCCCAGATGTCTTGGTCTGCTGCAGAATTAAGATCACTCTTCACTGGGGAGAAGGGCCCTGACTAATTGAAACagctgaattcaataattaacaggtttagATAAATTGTCTATAtagtttattaatattattgttgttattattatttcactaaAAGTACATGAACAGAATCTTTATGAGCAGAAGCCCTGATCTGGCCTGGTGTTAGGAGTAAAGAGGtaaacacactgaaacacactgaaacacactgaCTTGTTCCCGGGCGGGACAGGACGCCGATCAGCGCGGTGAAGCCCAGAGCGACACAATGCGCGGCCACGAGAGCGATTTTGCGCATGCACGCGTACAGCCAGTACTCCCGCATCCCGAGCCCCTCACCGACCGGACTGTACTCCACTTCCGGCCGCATGCTCTCGCTCgcgctatctctctctctctctcgcgcgcgctctctctgtCCGTCTGTGTCTCAGGTCGGCGCCGAACCCTCCAGCCACAGCCGATCTGATCCACGAGCTGCCCGCGCGCCGATCATGTTAGCACGAgcctcctcctctttctcttcctgctcttcttcttcctcttattcttattattattgttttgatgatgatgatgatgatgatgatgaatgagCCGCCGAGCCGCGGGAAAACACGGACCGGATCAGAGCCGCCTCCGGATGCGGttcgtgcgcgcgcgcgcgcgtgcggcggggatgatgatgatgatgatggtggtggcgCGTGTTCTTCGAATACATAAAAGTTTAAACATCGAGTGACGCAACTCGTTCCTGGAAAGGGGACGTTTTAAACCCTTCCCTTATGGGCGATACCATCATCAagtgaacacaaaaaaaacggGGGGAAGAAAAGGCGTGGCTCAGGTTGTTTCAGCCAACAGTTACTGCtgctaatattaataatattaaaattattttttatactacTACGAagacatattaaatatataataaataaattatactaCTCCTACTGATAATATTAGCTATGATAATCATTTTTGTACTACTAttaaagttatatatttttatatataataaataaattatactactcctactaataatattaatataacctACAATAATCATTTTTGTTCTACTACtaacattactttaaaaataattattctactcataataatattacataaaataataattttgtactactactaagataaaaaaaactaaataaaaatttaattatactactaataatataaataatttaatattagtaattatatttatatattttttaaatatatatatatatatatatatatatatatatataaataatttaatattaataattatatttatattaataatattaataaaagataatattaattatttaattaataatattaataataatattacctataataataatagttttgtACTACTACtaacattactttaaaaataattaattataatactcttactaacaatattaatattacctataataaatataatttttgtatTACTACTAaggttaaatttttaaatacaatacatAAATTATACTACTCCTActggtaatattaatattacctataataatcatttttgtaCTACTattagttatatatttttatatatagtaaataaattatactactactaataataataataatattacctataataatcatttttgtaCTACTATCaacattacttttaaaagaattatactactactaataataatattacctataataatcatttttgtactactacataaaaaataaatactactcctactaataatattaacattacTACTCTTActagtaatattaatattacctataataattattttagtaTTACTATTaaggttacatttttaaatataatacataaattATAGTACTTCTactgataatattaatattacctaTAATAATCACTTTTGTACTATTactaacattattttaaaaagaattatactactcctaataatattaatattacctataataatatttttgtactACTactaagataaaataaataaataaaaaataaatactactcctactaataatattaacattacCTATGATAATTCTTTTTGTACTACTATTaagattaaatttttaaatataataaataaattatactaCTCCCACTGATcatattattacatataattattttgttcTACTACCTagattaaatagtaaaaaaatactactcccactaataatattaatattacctataataatttgtattttttgtactACTAATAAGAttacaaatttttatatataattaaaaaatatattattactaataatattactactactactatttctACTACTAGAAaattccatccatctaggaacctctgtagtgcaaataccgtggaggccaatgatgACCATCGTATTTATGGTTATCATTGATCATTCATCTCCGAtcaacattcacatacacattcacacactatgggcaatttgggaacaataaatttgcctaacctgcatgttttttggactgtgggaggaaaccttaAGCACTAGTGCAAACTGTACCAATAAAATTACAACgttttcatttttatcataagtgttgtagtggttagcattgtggcccTCACCACCatcagggtcgagggttcaattctCGCCTTAGTCTCGTGTGCTTGCAGTTTGTATCCGGATTCCAGATCT
Protein-coding regions in this window:
- the LOC128511068 gene encoding probable transmembrane reductase CYB561D1 — encoded protein: MRPEVEYSPVGEGLGMREYWLYACMRKIALVAAHCVALGFTALIGVLSRPGTSLFSWHPLCMSLGFCVCMTQGILLFSSEGSPCCFKSRNGKIRMHWFLQVLVLVFAAAGLGFMVASKKRMGHPHLQTWHSLLGIGTLLATVLQAACGVCLLFPKLIQSVSVPRLRLYHATCGLVAYLLATVTVTAALFSDWFEGTVKGPIWYAFLLLPPFPALVVMNQITNTFLPKKKLTT